The following coding sequences lie in one Pelobacter seleniigenes DSM 18267 genomic window:
- a CDS encoding DUF1326 domain-containing protein, with amino-acid sequence MGSQWKIDGTYFETCNCDAACPCVFLSAPTTGDCTALVGWHIASGHFGDLDLHDLNAVMAVHSPGHMAEVPWQAALYVDSKGDSAQQDALTRIFSGQAGGHPAMLASHVGDFLGVKSVAIEYQGSGKKRSLNISGIAAAEIEAISGQGGGETTVAGHPLCIAPGFPLVVARSSQVHYDDHQLHWEMSRKNGFYSPFAYHG; translated from the coding sequence ATGGGCTCACAATGGAAAATCGACGGAACCTATTTTGAGACCTGCAACTGTGATGCCGCCTGCCCCTGCGTTTTCTTGAGTGCCCCCACCACAGGCGACTGTACGGCGCTCGTCGGCTGGCATATTGCCAGCGGTCATTTCGGCGACCTCGATCTGCACGATCTCAACGCCGTGATGGCCGTTCATTCCCCCGGCCACATGGCCGAAGTCCCCTGGCAGGCTGCGCTCTATGTGGACAGCAAGGGGGACTCCGCGCAGCAGGATGCCCTGACCCGGATTTTTTCCGGACAGGCTGGAGGCCATCCGGCCATGTTGGCCTCCCATGTCGGGGATTTTCTCGGGGTTAAAAGCGTTGCCATTGAATACCAGGGGAGCGGTAAAAAACGCAGCCTCAACATCAGCGGAATTGCTGCCGCTGAAATTGAAGCCATCAGCGGCCAGGGCGGCGGGGAAACGACCGTTGCCGGACACCCTCTTTGTATTGCTCCCGGGTTTCCGCTGGTGGTTGCCCGGTCCAGCCAGGTCCATTACGATGATCACCAGCTGCACTGGGAAATGTCCCGGAAAAATGGCTTCTATTCGCCCTTTGCCTATCACGGATGA
- a CDS encoding DUF2182 domain-containing protein has product MSTAEQVYSRDRALVLGGLAGLCLLAWLYLFYLGWMMGRMPTTMAEPQLQGWTLAEAMLCFVMWAVMMVGMMVPSAAPMVMVFARTCRQRSCQGEPYVPTGLFVFGYLLIWALFSLLATTAQWGLHVTAQFSPTMLKSTSPLLGSAILVAAGVFQWTDLKQRCLRHCRSPLNFLLNEWRDGRQGAVIMGLRHGIFCLGCCWALMGLLFVTGVMNLLWVALISIFVLAEKVLPFARWISGIAGGLLVGWGIWLLTI; this is encoded by the coding sequence ATGAGCACGGCCGAACAGGTCTATAGCCGCGACCGGGCGCTGGTTCTTGGCGGATTGGCTGGGCTTTGTCTGCTCGCCTGGCTGTATCTGTTCTATCTGGGCTGGATGATGGGGCGGATGCCGACCACCATGGCCGAACCTCAGCTGCAGGGCTGGACCCTTGCCGAGGCCATGTTATGTTTTGTCATGTGGGCGGTGATGATGGTCGGCATGATGGTCCCTTCCGCAGCACCGATGGTCATGGTTTTCGCCCGGACCTGCCGCCAACGCAGCTGCCAGGGTGAGCCTTACGTGCCGACCGGCCTGTTTGTTTTTGGATACCTGCTCATCTGGGCTCTTTTCAGCCTTCTTGCGACCACAGCCCAATGGGGCCTGCATGTTACGGCCCAGTTTTCCCCCACCATGCTCAAAAGTACAAGCCCGTTGCTTGGCAGCGCTATCCTGGTCGCCGCCGGGGTTTTCCAGTGGACCGACCTCAAACAGCGCTGTCTGAGACACTGCCGTTCGCCCTTGAATTTCTTGCTCAACGAATGGCGTGACGGTCGCCAGGGAGCTGTCATTATGGGACTGCGGCATGGGATCTTCTGCCTCGGCTGCTGCTGGGCGTTGATGGGGTTACTGTTCGTCACCGGAGTCATGAACCTGCTGTGGGTGGCGCTGATCAGTATCTTTGTTCTGGCGGAGAAAGTTTTGCCGTTTGCACGCTGGATCAGCGGGATTGCGGGAGGTCTGCTGGTCGGTTGGGGGATCTGGCTGTTAACGATCTGA
- a CDS encoding M15 family metallopeptidase has translation MMKIPYRYWLLLLLLLLIGCSPLRIDSQLSREQAIYSHQPPDVNADIQQQLVVVAVRYYGFDGNLHQGQVVIHQTLANDIRNIFETIRISRFPIASALPIAHPLIQEKGPYGLSADTDNSSGYVWRPVVVGARLSMHALGLAIDINPRQNPYSKGALIIPPGAAYVPSAPGTLTAESAVVQAFKQAGWEWGGNWTQGSIDYMHFQKLPAELKSWVTRYRQPSPLEK, from the coding sequence ATGATGAAAATTCCCTACCGTTACTGGCTCCTGCTTTTACTACTGCTGCTCATCGGCTGCAGTCCGCTCCGGATTGACAGCCAACTCAGCAGAGAACAGGCCATCTATAGCCATCAACCGCCTGATGTCAACGCGGATATTCAACAGCAACTGGTGGTGGTTGCGGTCCGCTATTACGGATTCGACGGCAACCTGCACCAGGGGCAAGTGGTCATTCACCAGACCCTGGCAAATGACATCCGCAACATTTTCGAGACGATCAGAATCAGTCGTTTTCCCATTGCATCGGCGCTGCCTATTGCCCATCCCCTGATCCAGGAAAAAGGCCCTTACGGCCTATCCGCGGACACCGACAACAGTTCTGGGTATGTCTGGCGACCGGTCGTTGTTGGTGCACGTCTGTCCATGCACGCCCTGGGGTTGGCGATCGATATCAATCCCCGCCAGAATCCTTATAGCAAAGGGGCACTCATTATTCCGCCTGGCGCGGCCTATGTCCCTTCTGCGCCGGGAACGCTGACAGCTGAATCCGCGGTGGTTCAGGCGTTTAAACAGGCAGGCTGGGAATGGGGCGGAAACTGGACGCAGGGAAGCATAGATTACATGCACTTTCAAAAACTCCCGGCAGAGCTGAAAAGCTGGGTCACCAGATACAGACAACCCTCCCCCCTCGAAAAATAG
- a CDS encoding sensor domain-containing protein has protein sequence MNKRSQYQLLQAVLNTMSEVMYLQDREHHIIHMNEAGYRYFGSRSRDIIGKKCYSLFDLQAPCLNCPCEEVFQSKQPLRKDFFHTEHGKWLSMSVSPALDDTGELNELLVLFKDITSQKLHEKITDTYGQEMKLLVNRMPLGCITWDKNFKVAHWNKAAEKIFGYSEAEAFGKHPYDIIVPPEMIPKTDEVKAKLMAGDETAHRRGKNRTKTGQEIICDWTNTPLRDETGQVRGVLSVVQDVTRAVRNADLLTYQATHDSLTDLPNRHWFKALLDQRLAEARTKGEKFAIALMDLNKFKEINDTLGHQAGDQLLKDLAARFKKKLANIEVARLGGDEFVFLLPAYDDGHEIAQLAQRIIDLFGDPFYVMGLEITISTSLGISCYPEHGDSESELLRKADMAMYLAKGDIHDIRFYEKSQDLHSQEQLQLMSELHYAINNAQLMMVYQPKIALDNFRLVGYEALVRWDHPDKGMIPPNRFIPYAENSDIVAPLTQVIFTMCIRQWRKLADAGRPVPIAVNLSPRMLLDQGLPDLLQELFAEYAIPPGALEIELTETAIIADPNSAGKVLRRIVDLGISISIDDYGTGYSSLTLLNKLPIEALKIDMSFVQNMLCSEQDRIIIKSTVELAHGLGLNVIAEGVENQETLHALRLLGCDQAQGYLISRPLPAAHIVKDPSPQFSVLAQGATYAPVR, from the coding sequence GTGAATAAAAGAAGCCAGTACCAGTTATTGCAAGCAGTCTTGAACACGATGTCCGAAGTCATGTATCTGCAGGACCGCGAACACCACATCATTCACATGAATGAAGCCGGTTATCGGTATTTCGGCAGCCGCAGCCGGGACATTATCGGCAAAAAATGCTATTCCCTGTTCGATCTTCAGGCTCCCTGCCTCAATTGCCCCTGCGAAGAAGTTTTTCAGAGCAAACAGCCGTTACGCAAAGACTTTTTTCACACCGAGCATGGCAAATGGCTCAGCATGAGTGTCAGCCCCGCTCTGGACGATACCGGCGAACTCAACGAGTTGCTGGTCCTGTTTAAGGATATTACCAGCCAAAAGCTACACGAAAAAATAACCGACACCTACGGCCAGGAGATGAAATTACTGGTCAATCGCATGCCCTTGGGCTGCATCACCTGGGATAAGAATTTCAAGGTCGCCCACTGGAACAAAGCGGCAGAAAAAATATTCGGCTACTCCGAGGCAGAAGCTTTCGGGAAACACCCTTACGACATTATCGTTCCGCCAGAAATGATACCCAAAACCGACGAGGTCAAGGCCAAATTGATGGCGGGTGACGAGACCGCCCACCGCCGCGGGAAAAACCGCACCAAAACTGGACAAGAGATCATCTGCGACTGGACCAACACCCCCTTGCGGGACGAGACCGGCCAGGTGCGCGGGGTGTTATCCGTGGTTCAGGACGTGACCCGTGCAGTCCGCAACGCAGACCTGCTCACTTACCAGGCCACCCACGATTCACTGACCGACCTGCCGAACCGACACTGGTTCAAAGCGCTGCTTGATCAGCGCTTGGCAGAGGCGAGAACCAAGGGCGAAAAATTTGCCATCGCGCTGATGGATCTGAATAAATTCAAAGAGATCAATGACACCCTGGGGCATCAGGCCGGGGACCAATTGCTGAAAGATCTTGCCGCCCGCTTTAAAAAGAAACTTGCCAATATTGAAGTTGCCCGACTGGGTGGCGATGAGTTTGTTTTTCTGCTGCCGGCCTATGACGATGGCCATGAGATCGCCCAGCTGGCCCAGCGCATTATTGATCTTTTTGGCGATCCCTTTTATGTGATGGGGCTCGAAATTACCATCAGTACCAGCTTGGGAATCTCCTGCTATCCGGAACACGGTGATTCAGAGTCTGAGCTACTGCGCAAAGCAGATATGGCCATGTATCTGGCGAAAGGAGACATCCACGATATCCGCTTTTACGAAAAATCCCAGGACCTTCATTCCCAGGAGCAGTTGCAGTTGATGTCAGAGTTGCACTATGCCATCAACAACGCACAATTGATGATGGTATATCAGCCGAAAATAGCTCTCGACAACTTCCGCCTGGTCGGCTATGAGGCACTGGTCCGCTGGGATCATCCGGATAAAGGGATGATCCCGCCGAACCGGTTCATCCCTTATGCGGAAAACAGCGATATCGTCGCACCGCTGACCCAGGTCATTTTCACCATGTGCATACGCCAGTGGCGCAAGCTGGCCGATGCGGGCCGGCCAGTCCCCATTGCGGTCAACCTAAGCCCCCGCATGCTGCTGGATCAGGGGCTGCCGGACCTGCTTCAGGAACTGTTTGCCGAATATGCCATTCCGCCGGGAGCCCTGGAAATTGAACTGACCGAAACTGCGATTATCGCCGACCCGAACAGCGCTGGAAAAGTTCTTCGCCGCATCGTCGATCTGGGCATCAGCATCTCCATCGACGATTACGGGACCGGTTATTCATCCCTGACCCTGCTGAACAAGTTGCCCATCGAAGCCCTGAAAATAGACATGTCGTTTGTGCAGAACATGCTCTGCAGCGAACAGGATCGGATCATTATCAAATCGACGGTGGAACTGGCCCATGGCCTCGGCCTGAACGTCATCGCCGAAGGAGTCGAAAACCAGGAAACCTTACATGCCCTCAGACTGCTCGGTTGTGATCAGGCCCAAGGCTATCTCATTTCCCGGCCGCTCCCGGCCGCCCATATTGTGAAAGATCCGAGCCCGCAGTTTTCCGTCCTTGCTCAGGGCGCAACATATGCCCCAGTCCGTTAA
- a CDS encoding YciI family protein: MYFLLFYDYVDNILELRTPFREAHLAHVQNYAKRGELLLGGAFANPADGAAIAFKVKDKSIIEDFVSNDPYVVNRLVPTWRIREWTVVVGSAS; this comes from the coding sequence ATGTATTTTTTACTCTTCTACGACTATGTCGACAACATCCTGGAGTTGCGTACCCCTTTTCGGGAAGCTCACTTGGCCCATGTGCAAAACTATGCTAAACGTGGCGAACTGCTTTTGGGAGGAGCTTTTGCCAATCCTGCAGATGGGGCCGCAATCGCCTTCAAGGTTAAGGATAAATCAATCATCGAAGACTTTGTCAGCAATGATCCCTATGTGGTCAACAGGTTGGTCCCGACCTGGCGGATTCGGGAATGGACCGTTGTGGTCGGTTCAGCCAGTTAA
- a CDS encoding rhomboid family intramembrane serine protease, which yields MSDKTYKVVFSGNLALDTDEKEARINLEQKCRYQPAAIEKILSGRKVILKKGLDEVKANRYKNYFDQFGLLCDVIAETSPAARQQTQTIPQAEPTHVAPPAGRTCPKCFSANQTEDTCQQCGVIFARYEAVKARRAAMDDPDQARPEETTKTYFEVHPEQLFILKAFAVISLIILVQELLSNFLPLFMLLFPVVFLLYIRLQATVTGQSATQLLSEHITFMPVMYAKEERQQQYIPLVTYGLILANILIFYLFELSVSPELISNNLIFLPYAPTPVNVPLSLFTSLFLHSGQGHLWGNMLFLWAVGTMVERRIGPWRLFAFYLISGICGNLLYLLSCQLTGSPAHILGASGAIAGVMGIFAVRCYFKSMVFPLPILGIFSLILPVSLKIRLNSLVIIGLFFLADLSGGIEQVQGSSSSNVGHWAHIGGILCGTLLAMMFRINKEAILERHIELGSQAVNAQIGAGDLEKGEESLRLLLTKDPENTEALLLLARLRSKFTATEEGNDLYRKVIPKLILENQEEAMMVFHEYYKVYYKGLDSDTMFRLANIYHRNDDLEAATQCLESVCQNKLTPPAMLERALFQCARILESMDHINAASMYYRDCIEKFPDSPLSTKATSRLEHPKFAGLQMA from the coding sequence ATGAGCGACAAAACCTACAAGGTTGTCTTCAGCGGCAACTTGGCCTTAGACACCGACGAAAAGGAAGCACGAATAAACCTGGAGCAAAAATGTCGATACCAGCCCGCGGCGATTGAAAAAATCCTCTCCGGAAGAAAAGTCATCCTGAAGAAAGGGCTGGATGAGGTCAAAGCCAATCGCTATAAAAATTATTTTGATCAGTTCGGCCTGTTATGTGACGTTATAGCGGAAACCTCTCCTGCTGCAAGGCAACAAACTCAGACCATTCCCCAGGCCGAACCCACCCACGTGGCCCCTCCCGCAGGCCGAACTTGCCCGAAATGTTTCAGCGCCAACCAGACCGAAGATACCTGTCAGCAATGCGGGGTGATTTTTGCCCGTTACGAAGCAGTTAAGGCGCGTCGCGCAGCCATGGATGATCCTGATCAAGCCAGGCCGGAGGAAACCACCAAAACCTATTTTGAAGTCCATCCCGAGCAACTGTTCATTCTTAAAGCGTTTGCCGTCATCAGCCTGATTATCCTCGTGCAAGAACTGCTCAGCAATTTTCTACCGCTCTTCATGCTGTTATTCCCGGTCGTGTTTTTGCTTTACATCCGGCTGCAGGCCACAGTCACAGGCCAATCAGCCACGCAACTGCTGAGCGAGCACATAACTTTCATGCCGGTCATGTATGCCAAAGAGGAACGGCAGCAACAGTACATTCCGCTGGTGACCTACGGCTTGATCCTTGCCAACATACTGATTTTCTATCTGTTCGAGCTATCTGTCTCCCCCGAGTTGATCAGTAACAACCTGATCTTTCTCCCCTATGCCCCGACTCCGGTCAATGTTCCGCTCAGCCTCTTCACATCTCTCTTTCTCCATTCCGGGCAAGGCCATCTGTGGGGCAACATGCTCTTCCTCTGGGCAGTCGGGACCATGGTCGAAAGACGTATCGGTCCGTGGCGCTTATTTGCCTTTTACCTGATCAGCGGTATCTGCGGCAATCTACTGTACCTGCTGAGCTGCCAATTGACAGGCTCGCCTGCTCACATCCTGGGCGCCTCTGGCGCCATTGCCGGGGTCATGGGGATTTTTGCGGTACGTTGTTATTTTAAAAGCATGGTCTTCCCGTTACCGATTCTGGGAATCTTTTCCCTGATTCTTCCGGTCAGTCTGAAAATACGGCTGAACTCCCTGGTCATCATCGGCCTCTTTTTCCTAGCCGACCTTAGTGGCGGAATCGAGCAGGTTCAAGGATCGAGCAGTTCAAACGTCGGGCATTGGGCTCATATCGGGGGCATCCTGTGCGGAACCCTGCTGGCGATGATGTTCCGCATTAACAAGGAGGCCATTCTGGAACGTCATATTGAACTCGGCAGTCAGGCAGTCAATGCTCAAATCGGTGCCGGTGACCTTGAAAAAGGTGAAGAATCCCTGCGCTTGCTGCTGACAAAAGATCCCGAAAATACGGAGGCTCTCCTGCTGCTGGCGCGATTGCGCTCAAAGTTTACCGCAACGGAAGAGGGGAATGATCTCTATCGCAAAGTGATTCCAAAATTAATCCTGGAGAATCAGGAAGAAGCAATGATGGTCTTCCATGAATATTACAAGGTCTATTACAAAGGGCTTGATTCGGACACCATGTTCCGCCTGGCAAATATTTATCATCGCAATGACGATTTAGAGGCAGCGACCCAGTGCCTGGAATCTGTCTGTCAAAATAAACTGACACCACCGGCAATGCTGGAGAGAGCTCTTTTTCAGTGCGCCCGAATTCTAGAGAGCATGGATCATATCAATGCCGCCAGCATGTATTATCGGGACTGCATCGAAAAATTTCCTGACTCTCCCCTTAGCACGAAGGCAACGTCACGCCTTGAACATCCCAAGTTTGCAGGCTTGCAAATGGCTTGA
- a CDS encoding SDR family oxidoreductase: MKKILLLGANGKIGQLLTRLLVKEDLPFRVMVRTPEQIRAFNELGVEAVLGDLESDFSTAFEDCDKVVFSAGSGGATGADKTLLVDLWGAIKTVNYAKEKGLDHVVMISSMNAADPDKGPAAIKHYLVAKFAADEYLKNSALPYSILRPARLTDEPGTGKVSINLPATPDERIIPRADVAAAALYCLANNSTKGLIVNLRQGNMNIEEALER, translated from the coding sequence ATGAAAAAAATCCTTCTCCTCGGCGCCAACGGCAAAATCGGCCAGCTTCTGACCCGACTGTTGGTCAAAGAAGACCTGCCTTTTCGGGTCATGGTCAGGACCCCGGAACAGATCCGGGCATTTAATGAACTTGGTGTCGAAGCTGTTCTTGGCGATCTGGAAAGTGACTTTTCAACTGCCTTTGAGGATTGCGACAAGGTGGTCTTCAGCGCCGGTTCAGGGGGAGCGACCGGCGCCGACAAGACCCTGCTTGTCGACCTGTGGGGTGCGATCAAAACCGTCAACTACGCCAAAGAAAAAGGGCTTGACCATGTGGTCATGATCAGCAGCATGAACGCTGCCGACCCCGACAAAGGACCTGCGGCCATCAAACATTACCTGGTCGCCAAATTTGCCGCCGATGAGTATCTCAAAAACAGCGCTTTGCCCTACAGCATCCTGCGCCCGGCCAGGTTGACGGATGAACCGGGCACCGGGAAGGTGAGTATCAATCTTCCGGCCACTCCCGATGAAAGAATCATTCCTCGTGCCGATGTCGCTGCTGCGGCACTGTATTGCCTGGCGAATAATTCCACCAAAGGATTGATCGTGAATCTGAGGCAGGGGAATATGAATATAGAAGAAGCTCTGGAACGCTAA
- a CDS encoding Hsp20/alpha crystallin family protein yields the protein MTAQEMAKYHNNNLEPREATRSTGRTLVPAVDIFETEENLTLLADMPGVDKNGLDINLENGVLTIKGEVHGETKGKALLREFSSANYYRQFKLSDRIDADKTTAELNSGVLKLIIPKAEAAKPKKIEIRH from the coding sequence ATGACTGCGCAAGAAATGGCAAAATATCATAACAACAATCTTGAACCGCGTGAGGCAACCCGTTCGACCGGACGGACGCTGGTGCCCGCCGTCGACATATTTGAAACCGAAGAAAACCTGACCCTTTTGGCTGACATGCCCGGGGTCGACAAGAACGGGCTCGACATCAACCTGGAGAATGGAGTTTTGACCATCAAAGGAGAAGTGCATGGCGAGACCAAGGGCAAAGCCCTGTTGCGGGAGTTTTCTTCCGCCAACTACTACCGTCAATTCAAACTGTCTGACCGTATCGATGCCGACAAAACCACGGCTGAGCTGAACAGCGGTGTCCTTAAGCTGATCATCCCCAAAGCTGAGGCCGCCAAACCGAAGAAGATTGAGATCAGACATTGA
- a CDS encoding Hsp20/alpha crystallin family protein, whose translation MAQWDLFQEMDKLRRELDNAFRGVGMGFTQPSFLPGIGTGDYPRFNLSEDENNYYVEALVPGIDPQDLDLNVMQGTLSLSGERKEHKIENGTWHRHERGAGKFMRSIELPDNIDSGKVDAEYRNGLLLITLPKQEQAKPKKISVRAN comes from the coding sequence ATGGCACAATGGGATCTGTTTCAGGAAATGGATAAACTTCGCAGGGAACTTGATAACGCGTTTCGCGGCGTCGGCATGGGCTTCACTCAGCCGTCCTTCCTGCCGGGAATCGGCACAGGCGATTATCCGCGCTTCAACCTGAGTGAGGACGAAAACAACTATTATGTTGAAGCCCTGGTTCCGGGAATCGATCCGCAGGATCTTGACCTCAATGTCATGCAGGGCACGTTGTCCCTGTCCGGTGAGCGCAAGGAGCATAAGATCGAGAACGGCACCTGGCATCGCCATGAACGGGGCGCAGGCAAGTTCATGCGCAGTATCGAACTGCCGGACAATATCGACTCCGGCAAGGTTGATGCCGAATATCGCAACGGCTTGCTGCTGATCACGCTGCCCAAGCAGGAACAGGCAAAACCTAAAAAAATCTCTGTCCGCGCCAATTAA